DNA from Castellaniella sp. MT123:
TGGACATCAAGCAGCCGGTCACCGAAGAGGCTCCGGTGAAAACTGACGCGCCGTCCCTGCCTGCGCAGGATCCGGCTGCCGGCATACCCGCCCCGGCGGACGGCAACCCGGCCCCCGCGGCGCCGCTTGGCACCACCGTACCGACGACATCCGTCCCCAGCGGCACGCCCCAGCCTGTCCGGGCGCCAGCCCCCACCGAATCCAGCCACTGAATCCCGGCATGACTGACGCATCCGACGCCTCGTCCCAGGACACCTTCATCTCGCACCTGATCGAGTTGCGCACCCGTCTGCTGCGCGCCGTCATGGCTGTGCTGGGCATTTTCGTCGTGCTGTTCCTCTATCCGGGGCCGTCCACGATATACGATATCCTGGCCCAGCCCATGCTGGCGTCCCTGCCCACAGGCACACGCATGATCGCCACCGGGGTGATCACCCCCTTCATGGTGCCGATCAAGGTCACGCTACTGGCCGCCTTTGTCCTGGCGCTGCCCGTCGTGCTGTACCAGGCCTGGGCCTTCGTCGCGCCCGGTCTGTACCGTCATGAACAGCGCCTGGCACTGCCGCTGATCATCTCCAGCACCTTCCTGTTCCTGCTGGGGATGGCCTTCTGTTATTTCGTGGTGTTCCACACGGTCTTTCGCTTCATCGCGAATTTCGCGCCGCATTCGATCACACCCGCGCCGGACATCGAGGCCTACGTCAATTTCGTGCTGACGATGTTCATGGCCTTCGGGGTCACCTTCGAGGTCCCGGTCGCCGTGGTTCTGCTGGTCAAGACCGGCATCGTATCCGTGAAGAAACTGCGCGAGGTTCGCGGCTACGTGGTCGTGGGCGCTTTCGTACTGGCGGCCGTGGTGACACCGCCCGATGTGCTCAGCCAGGTGCTGCTGGCCACGCCGCTATGCGTGCTCTATGAAATCGGAATTCTGGCGGGGGCCGCGATCGAGAAACGGAAAGCCGCGCCTGAAACCGAAGACCCGGCAGCCGACACCAACGCCCTGGTCTCCCAGGACGATCCCCCTCAGGACAAATGATCAGTCGGGCAGGTCGTGCGGTGCCGGTTGGCGGCCGCATCGGCCACCGACTTGCACCGTCATGAAGCGCCCAGTACCCGGTCCTGGATCCGCAGGAAGGCATCAGCCTTCTTGAATCCCACGACCCGGGCATCCGCCAGGAACCGGCCCTGGCCGTCAAAAAACAGGATACCGGGCGGGCCGAACAGATCGAAGCGGGCCAGAAGCGCCTTGTCTTCGGCGGTCATCCGGGTGACATCAGCCTGCAGCAGCTTCATTCGGCCCATTCGGGCCGCCACCCGAGGGTCGCTGAAGGTGAATTTTTCCATTTCCAGGCAGGACACACACCAGTCCGCGTAAAAGTCCAGCATCACCGGCCGGTCAGTGGATGACAGCTGCGACTCGAGTTCAGCCAGCGACGCCACGCGAGTGAACTGCGCCTGGATCGCCTGCGGACCTTGTCGGGCACCGGCGATGCCTGGCGGAGGCGCGAGGGCGCCAGAGGTTGTCGCCAACCCGGAACCGGATACCACCTGGTTCAAGGCCCCGCCGGCGGCAGTGAACGGCGCCAGGGGCCGCAGCATGTCGTGCCCCCCCGCCAGCAGCCCCGCCCCCTGGGCCAGCCCCCACAGGGCCAGCATCGAGGCCAGGGCGCGGGTCAGAAGACGCAGAGGGCCGGCATGTGCGGCGTTCGCCGTCAAGACAGCCTCCCCGGCGCCGGATGACGCCGTTGGCGCGCGACCGCCATCCGTCGCCCCCCATAATAGCAGCGCCGCCCAGATCGCCAGCAGAATCCAGCCCATGACATACAAGGTATCCGGCAGCAGCGGTCGCGCCATCCACCAGGCGGTGGCCAGCAAGAGCAAGCCGAAGGCGGCCTTGAGCGGCGTCATCCACGCCCCGGCGCGCGGCAGCAGGGCGCCGGCGCCCGCGCCGACCACGAGCAGCAGCACACCCTCGCCCCACGCCATCGCGAACAATGCCGAACCGCCTGTCACGAGATCCCCAGTCTGGGAGATGAACAGCAGCACCCCGGCCAGGGGCGCGGCCACGCAGGGGCCGACAATCAGGGCCGACAACATCCCCATCAGAAAGACACCGCCCACCTGGCCGCCAGGCAGGCGCTGCATCCATGTCTGCACCCGTGACTGCAGGCCAACCGGCGCCTGCAGCGCGAAGACATCCAGCATGGCCAGCGCGAACGCCGCCAGCAACACGGCAAAGGTGCCCAGCACCCACGGCGACTGCAGCCACGCCGCCAGACCCGCCCCCAACAAGCCGGCGGCCACCCCCAGTACGGTATAGACCAGCGACATGCCCAGCACATAGACCGCGGCCAGCCCAAAGCCGCGCGCACGACTGACGGACTGATGGTCGCGTCCCGCAATGACCGCCAGCAGAATCGGCACCATCGGCAGCACGCACGGTGTAAAGGACAGCAGTAATCCGAATATCAGGCTCAGTCCCAGGATCTGCCACAAGGGCGCCTGATGCAGCCAGGCCGCCATCCCCACGTCCCCCAGATCCAGCCAGGAGCTCCCGGACCCGGCTTGCGAGGGATCCCGCAGCGCCGGCGCTTGGCCGGCGACAGCGGACGTTGCACCCGCCAGCAGGTCCGGGCGCCCGGCCTGCCCTGCGCCATTCGACCGGACCGAGCCGTTGACCGCGGATGTGCCGATCTCGTCCTGCGGCGCCGGCACGCTGGCGCGGACCAGAGGACCCTGCGCCTGATAGCCATCCCCACCGCCAGCCAGTGTGAGTGTCCGGGTCATTGGTGGATAGCACAGGCCCTGGTCCGAGCAGCCCTGCCCCGTGAGTGTCACCTGCAGTGGAGCCGACGCTCCTGCCTGCAGCGGCACCCGCAGCGTGACCCCTTTGTGAAAGACCTCCATGTCGCGCTCGAAGGTCGGGTCGTATTTGACCTGACCCTTGGGCAACTGCAAGGTCCCGGGCCAGGCCGGCGTGCGGGTTTCAGCGTCGGCGGGGGTCAGATCCGAGCGGCGAAAAAACATCAGTTGGCCCGACGCATCCTCGACACGCACTTCGAAACGATCCTGGTACATGTAGTAGCCCGGTGCGATCGCGTAATGCACGTCCAGCGTCCGCGGATCCCGCATCGCCACCGTGGTGACGAAGGCCTGCTCGGGCTCGAGGAAATCACCGGCGGCCTGGACCGTACCCACCAGGCCCAGCCCCGCCGTGACCGCGAGCAGCAGCCCCATGAGTGCCTGCACCATCTTCCTGCCTGTTGCCGACAGCCCCATCCGCACATCAACCCCCTTCTGACGGGACCGGGATTGAAGAAACCAGACCGGAATCAGCGGACACGGGAAATTCATCATCGGAACATTACTCGAGTGAGGACTGGACATCGGGCCGACCCGGTGTCGATTCGCGGGCCGATTCGGCGACCCAATCCAGATAGGCGGTGCTGCCGGCCGCCACGCCCAGCACCAGGAACTCGGGGATCTCATACGGATGCAGCTCGTACAACCTCGCATACAACGCCGGCAGCTGTGCGGCCGTTGTCTTGAGGCAAAGTGGTGATTCTTCCGTGCCTTCGAGCTGCCCCTGCCACAGATACATGGACGTCACCAGGGGCCCGACCTGGGCACAGGCCACCAGGGACTCTTCCACCAGCAGATGGGCGATGCGCTTGGCTAGCAGGACATCGGGCGCGGTACTGAGCACTACGACCGTATCGGTGGGCGCGCCGCCCTGCCGCCGCAATCCCGGGATCGACCCCGAGCCCTCCTGCGAGACAGGACGGCCTTCTGTGGGGGCGTGGTCTGACATGACGGATCCGGGAAGAGAAACTCTTTGATTTTACACGGTATTTGAAATGCTGCGAGCCAATGGCGGCACGCATGAAAAAGGTCCGGACGCGTGAGCGCTCCGGACCCGGCAGACTCGATCACTGGAAGGCGTCACATGCGTCCGCCCCGGTGTCAGTCTTATTCAGCAGCGGCGCCTTCCACTTCAGGACGGTCCACCAGTTCCATAAAGGCCATGGGGGCGTTGTCACCCTGGCGGAAACCCATCTTCAGCACGCGGGTGTAACCCCCATTGCGGGCCTGGAAGCGCGGGCCAATTTCGTTGAACAGCTTGGTGACCGCGTCGCGGTCGCGCAGGCGGGCGAACGCCAGACGGCGATTGGCCAGCGTGGGGTTCTTGCCCAGCGTGATCAGGGGCTCGACCACCCGGCGCAGTTCCTTGGCCTTGGGCAGCGTGGTCTTGATGGCTTCGTGCGTCAGCAGGGATACCGCCATGTTGCGGAACATGGCCAGACGATGGCTGCTGGTGCGGTTCAGTTTGCGAAGGCCGTGACGATGGCGCATTTCGATTTCCTTATTGAATCTATTGAAACCCAGATCTTCTATCGGCAGCTGACAGGCAGACGCCGCGGTCCGGATGTTGGCGTAAATCCCGGCCGAAGAATCGACCGGGTCGGAATGTTACCACGCTATCGGCGCCTTTCAGCCCGGCAACGGGTAACATGCCCGGTATCCCGGCGACGACACCCGATCAGGCATTCGTCGCACGGGATACCGGATGCGATCAGGGACGCTCCAGCCCCACGGGAGGCCAGTTCTCGAGCTTCATGCCCAGGGTCAGGCCACGCGCAGCCAGAACTTCCTTGATCTCGTTGAGCGACTTGCGACCCAGGTTCGGGGTCTTGAGCAGCTCGTTTTCAGTGCGCTGAATCAGATCGCCGATGTAGTAGATGTTCTCGGCCTTCAGGCAGTTGGCCGAACGCACCGTCAGTTCCAGATCGTCCACCGGGCGCAGCAGCACCGGATCGATCGGCGTGGACTGGCCGCCCATCGGCACGCTGGTGGTCAGCTGACCGGCATCCTTGTCGGCGAGCGACACGAACACAGCGACCTGATCCATCAGGATGCGGGCCGACTGGCGCACCGCTTCTTCGGGGCTGATCACGCCATTGGTCTCCACGTCCAGCACCAGCTTGTCCAGATCGGTCCGCTGTTCCACACGGGCGTTCTCGACGGCGTAGCTGACGCGGCGCACCGGGCTGAATGAGGCATCCAGCACGATCTGGCCGATCGTCGCCGAACGGTCGTCCGCCAGCGCGCGCACATTGCCCGGAACGTAGCCGCGGCCCTGTTCGACCTTGATCTGCATTTCGATGCGGCCGTTGTCGGTCAGCGTGGCGATCAGGTGATCCGGATTGACGATCTCGACGTCATGCGGCAAATCGATGTCGCGCGCCCGGACTTCACCCGGCCCCTGCTTGTTGAGCTGCAGCGTGACTTCCTCGCGATTGTGCAGCTTGAACACTACACCCTTGAGGTTCAGCAAGATGTCGACGACGTCCTCGCGAACACCGGCGATCGTGGAGTACTCATGCACGACCCCGCTGATCTGGACTTCCGTCGGCGCGTAGCCTGTCATCGAAGACAGCAGGATGCGGCGCAGCGCGTTACCCAGCGTATGGCCATAGCCGCGCTCGAACGGCTCCATGATGACCTTCGCGTGGTAGGTGCCCACGGATTCCACCGTGATCGAACGCGGTTTCAGAAAACTTTGTGCAGACATGAACTTTCCTTTTCAATACCCTCGGCTCGTTACACCGATAAGGCTGATGGGAATGGCGAACCGGCGGCAAACCGGGACATGACCACAGCCCACCCGGCCAGAAGGCCTGCGGTGGGCTGGCTTGCGCAGCCTTGCCACCAGGGCAAAGGCAGCGCGATGGCGCGAAGCCAGATGAATCGATCAGCGGGAATACAATTCCACGACCATGGATTCGTTGACGTCGTGAGCAACGTCCGCGCGATCCGGGGCCTGCTTGAAAACACCCGACAGCTTGGTGGCATCGACCTCGACCCACTGGGGCAGGCCGTTGCCGGTCGCCAGATCCAGCGATTCCTTGATGCGAATCTGGCTCTTCGCCTTTTCGCGCACGGCCACGACGTCACCGGCCTGCACCAGCAGCGAGGCGATGTCGGCCGTGTGGCCGTTGATCTCGATGGCGCGGTGATTCACCAGCTGGCGCGCTTCGGCACGCGTGGAGCCGAAGCCCATGCGATACACGACGTTGTCCAGACGGGATTCCAGCAGCTGGATCAGCGTTTCGCCCGTGTTGCCACGACGACGCTCGGCTTCCTGGAAGTAGCGGCGGAACTGCTTCTCCAGCACGCCGTACATGCGCTTGAGCTTTTGCTTCTCGCGCAGCTGCAGACCGAAGTCGGAGGTGCGCATGCCCGAGGTACGGCCGTGTTGGCCGGGCTTGGATTCAAGCTTGCATTTGGAGTCCAGCGAGCGGCGGGCGCTCTTCAGGAACAGGTCGGTGCCTTCGCGACGCGAAAGCTTGCATTTGGGTCCGATATAACGAGCCAAGATGTTCCCCTTAGATACGACGACGCTTGGGCGGACGGCAGCCGTTATGCGGCACCGGCGTGATGTCCGAAATGCTGGAGATCTTGATCCCCAGGGCATTCAGCGCACGCACGGAAGACTCGCGGCCGGGGCCGGGGCCCTTGATGCGGACTTCCAGGGTCTTGATGCCGTATTCCTGCGCCACACGTCCCGCGGACTCGGCGGCGACCTGGGCGGCAAACGGGGTCGATTTGCGCGAACCCTTGAAGCCGGCCCCACCGGACGTGGCCCACGACAGGGCATTGCCCTGACGGTCGGTGATCGTGATGATCGTGTTGTTGAAGGACGCGTGGACGTGAGCGATCCCGTCGGACACGTTCTTCTTGACTTTCTTGCGGACGCGAGCGGCGCCGGCTTGTGCTTTGGCCATGTTGATTCCTCGTTATTTCTTCAGGGACGCTGCTGCACGACGCGGGCCCTTGCGGGTACGCGCATTCGTACGGGTGCGCTGACCGCGCACCGGCAGGCCACGCTTGTGACGCATGCCACGATACGTGCCCAGGTCGATCAGACGCTTGATCGACAGTTGTACTTCGCGACGCAGATCGCCTTCGACAGTGAAGGAGTGAACCTGCTCGCGGATCTTCTCCAGATCAGCGTCGCTCAGATCTTTGATCTTCTTGGAATATTCGATGCCGGTCGCTTCGCAGATCTTGCGGGCGCGCGAGCGTCCAATACCGAAAATCGCGGTCAAGCCGATCTCGGCGTGTTGGTGCGGCGGAATATTGATGCCAGCAATACGGGCCATGACTGTTCCTCGTGAAATCCGTGATGCCCGGCCTTAGCCTTGGCGTTGCTTGTGACGCGGGTCGGTGCAAATGACGCGCACCACGCCGTGACGTTTGATGATTTTGCAGTTGCGGCAGATCCGCTTTACCGATGCCATTACCTTCATGGTGATCTCCTGGTTTTTGACCGGCCGCCTATTTGGAGCGGAAAACTATCCTGGCGCGCGACAGGTCATAGGGCGTGAGCTCCACTGTGACCTTGTCGCCCGGAAGGATCCGGATATAGTGCATACGCATCTTGCCCGAAATATGGCCCAGCACCATGTGACCATTTTCCAGCTTGACACGAAACGTTGCGTTGGGAAGGTTCTCGATGACCTCCCCTTGCATCTGGATGACGTCGTCCTTGGACATGATTGTTAACGCATGGGAAGACCCGCACCCTTGAAGTTGGCCTTCCTGAGCAGCGAATCATACTGTTGAGACATCATGTAGGCCTGGGCCTGAGCCATGAAATCCATGGCGACGACGACAATAATCAGCAGCGAAGTACCGCCAAAATAAAACGGCACATTCCAGCGCATCTGCATCAGCTCGGGCAACAGACAGACCAGCGTGATATAGACCGCCCCTGACAGCGTCAGCCGCATGAGGATCTTATCGATGTAGCGCGCCGTCTGTTCGCCGGGACGGATCCCCGGCACGAAGGCACCGCTCTTTTTCAGGTTGTCCGCCGTCTCACGGCTGTTGAACACCAGAGCCGTATAGAAGAAACAGAAGAAAATGATCAGACCGGAATACAGCGTCACGTACAGCGGTTGTCGCGGCGACAGGGCCGCGGCCAGATCACCCAGCCAGCGCATGTTGGGATTGCTGGCGAACCAGCTCGTCACAGTGGCCGGCAGCAGGATGATGGACGACGCGAAGATCGGCGGAATCACCCCGGACATGTTCAGCTTCAACGGCAGATGCGAGGACTGGCCACCATAGAGCTTGTTGCCCACCTGGCGCTTGGCGTAGTTCACCGTGATGCGACGCTGGCCGCGCTCGACGTAGACCACGAAATAGGTCACGGCGACCACCACGGCCAGGATGAACAGCACCGACAGGATGGACATCGAGTCGGTCCGTACCAGATCCAGCATCCCGCCCAATGCATTGGGCAGACCGGCAACGATCCCGGCGAAAATCAGCAGGGAGATGCCATTGCCCAAGCCGCGTTCGGTGATCTGCTCGCCCAGCCACATGAGAAACATGGAGCCGGTGACCAGCGTCACGATCGTGGTGAAGCGGAACAACAGGCCCGGATCGATGACCAGCCCCGGTTGCGATTCCAGCGCGACGGAAATACCCACCGCCTGAAACAGTGCCAGGAAGACCGTGCCGTAACGGGTGTACTGCGTGATCTTGCGTTGGCCGGACTGGCCTTCCTTTTTGATGGCTTCCAGACTGGGCACCACCACCGCCAGCAGCTGCATGATGATCGCTGCCGAAATATACGGCATGATCCCCAGCGCGAGCACGGAGAACCGCTCTAGCGCGCCGCCCGAGAACATGTTGAACAGCCCCAGGATACCGCCCTGATTCTGCTGGAACAGTTGGGACAGCGCGTCCGGATTGATGCCGGGCACAGGGATGTGCGTCCCCATGCGGTAGACGATCAGGGCCAGCACAAGGAACAGGATACGGCGCTTCAGATCGCCATATCCCGCGCTGGGCTTGTTTGCCTGAGCTTTGGCCACTGCTGCCCCTTAAGCCAGCGAACCGCCGGCGGCTTCGATCGCGGCACGCGCGCCGGCCGTCGCATTGAGGCCCTTCAGGGCGACCTTGCGGGTCAGCTCGCCGGTCTTGATGATCTTGGCGTAGCGCACCAGATCACCGACCAGGCCGGCGGCCTTCAGCACCTGCAGGTCGATTTCATCGACGGGCAGGGCCTGCAGGTCCGACAGGCGGATCTCGGCGTACAGGTGACGGCCCAGCGGCGTGAAGCCGCGCTTGGGCAGACGACGCTGCAGCGGCATCTGGCCACCTTCGAAGCCGACCTTGTGGAAACCACCGGCGCGGGACTTCTGACCCTTGTGGCCACGACCCGCGGTCTTGCCCAGACCGGAACCGATGCCACGGCCCACGCGGCGACGCGGGCGCTTGGCGCCTTCGGCGGGAGCGAGCGTATTCAGTTGAGTTTCGGACATCTGAATTCCTTTGTTCAGGCTTCCGAGACGGCGACCAGATAATCCACTTTGCGGATCATCCCACGCACCTCGGGAGTATCGATCAGGACGCGGCTGCTGTTGACCTTGCCCAGACCCAGACCGCGCACCGTGGCGCGGTGGGACTTGTGCGTACCGATCACGGAACGCACGAGCGTGACTTTGATTTGCTTCTGTGCCATGTCTTACCCCAGAATTTCTTCGACGGTCTTGCCGCGCTTGGCAGCGATTTCCGACGGGGTGGAGCAGGCGCGCAAACCGTTCAGCGTGGCGCGCACCATGTTGTAGGGATTGCTCGAGCCGAGGCTCTTGGCCACGACGTTGCGCACACCCATGACTTCGAAGATCGCGCGCATCGGGCCGCCGGCGATCACACCGGTACCTTCGGCGGCCGGCGAAATCAGCACCGTGGAGGCACCGTGTTTGCCAACCACCGTGTGGTGCAGCGTACCGTTCTTCAGGGCGACCTTGAGCAGACCGCGACGGGCCTGTTCCATGGCCTTCTGAACGGCGACCGGCACTTCGCGGGCCTTGCCCTTGCCCATACCGATACGGCCGTCGCCATCACCGACCACGGTCAGTGCGGCGAAGCTCATGGTGCGACCACCTTTGACGACCTTGCTGACGCGGTTGACCGCGATCATCTTTTCGCGCATGCCGTCGTCGCGTTCCTGCTCGGCGGCGTGCTTGCCTTGTGCTTTAGCCATGTGATTCCCTTAGAACTTCAAGCCGGCTTCACGCGCGGCTTCGGCCAGCGCCTTGACGCGGCCATGGTAACGGAAGCCCGAACGGTCGAAAGCGACGAGTTCGATACCGGCAGCCTTGGCCTTCTCGGCCACACGCTTGCCGACCAGGCTGGCGGCGGCGGCATTGCCCCCGGTCGCGTTCTGGCTGGCGAGTTCCTTGCGAACTTCGGGCTCGAGCGTGGAAGCGCTGACGAGCACACGATCGCCTTCCGGCGAAATGATGTTGGCGTAGATGTGCAGATTCGTGCGATGCACCGACAGGCGGTGCACACGCAGTTCGTGAATCTTGCGGCGGGTGGCCGCAGCACGACGCAAACGGGAGAGTTTCTTGTCCATGATTCGTCCTTGCCTGCGTGCTTATTTCTTCTTCGTTTCCTTCAGGATGACGCGTTCATCCGCGTAACGCACGCCCTTGCCCTTATAGGGTTCGGGTTCGCGATAGGCGCGAATGTCGGCAGCCACCTGACCGACGGCCTGCTTGTCGGCGCCCTTGACCACGATTTCGGTCTGAGACGGGCACTCGATCTTGATCCCCTCGGGGATGTCGTGCAGGATGTCGTGAGAGAAACCCAGCTGCAGTTTCAGTGCATTGCCCTGCAATTGAGCGCGGAAACCCACGCCCACCAGCGTCAGACGACGCTCGAAACCCTTGCTGACCCCGGTGACCATGTTGTTCACCAGGGCGCGCGTGGTACCCGACATGGCATTGGCCTGGCGGGAATCGTTGGCGACGCCAAAAGTCAGCTGGCCGTCTTCCTGAGCAACGCGGACGTTGCCGTCCAGTGCCTGGGTCAATGTGCCCAGTGGGCCCTTGACGACGATCTGACCGGCGCTGATCGTGGTTTCGACGCCCTTCGGCAGCGCGACGGGGTATTTTGCGATACGTGACATAGTGTGATACCCCCTTATGCCACGTAGCAGAGCACTTCGCCGCCGACGCCGGTGGCACGGGCCTTGCGGTCCGTCATGACGCCACGCGGAGTCGATACGATCGCCACGCCCAGGCCGTTCATGACCTGAGGAATGGAGGCGCTGCTCTTGTAGATACGCAGGCCGGGACGCGAGACGCGGTCGATGCGCTCGATCACCGGACGGCCGGCATAGTATTTTAGGGTGATTTCCAATTGCGGCTTGGCGGCTTCGCCGGCCAGACGGAAATCCTCGATGTAGCCTTCGTCCTTGAGCACGGCCGCGATGGCGGCCTTCAGCTTCGAGGAGGGCATGGAAACCGACGTCTTGTTGACCATCTGCGCATTGCGCACGCGGGTCAGCATATCGGCGATGGGATCGCTCATGCTCATGTGTAATTCTCCTACCAGCTGGCCTTGGTCATGCCCGGGACTTCCCCGCGCATGGCCATTTCACGCAGTTTATGACGCGTCAGCCCGAACTTGCTGTACACGCCGCGGGAACGGCCCGTCACCACGCAGCGGTTGCGCTGGCGAGTGGGGTTGGCGTTGCGCGGCAGTGCCTGCAGGGCCAGGCGGGCCTGATAGCGTTCTTCGTCGGATTTGGACTGATCGGCAATGATGGCCTTCAGTGCAGCACGCTTGGCGGAGAATTTCTCGGCCAGTTTGGCGCGCTTGATGTCGCGATTGATGAGGGAAAGTTTTGCCACGTCAGCCCCTTAGTTGCGGAAGGGGAAGCTGAATGCGCTCAAGAGCGCCTTGGCTTCCTCGTCGGTCTTTGCGGTGGTGGTGATGCTGATGTTCATCCCGCGCACGGCATCGATCTTGTCGTATTCGATTTCCGGGAAGATGATCTGTTCCTTCACCCCGATGTTGTAGTTGCCACGGCCATCGAAAGCACGGCCGGACACACCACGGAAGTCGCGCACACGCGGCAGGGCGACGGAGATCAGACGATCCAGAAATTCGTACATGCGCTGACCACGCAGCGTGACCATGCAACCGATCGGATAGTCTTCACGGATCTTGAAGCCGGCGATGGCCTTGCGGGTCTTCGTGACCACGGGCTTCTGGCCGGCGATCTTGGTCAGGTCGCCCACGGCATTTTCGATGATCTTCTTGTCGGACACCGCCTCGGACACACCCATGTTCAGGGTGACCTTGGTGATGCGCGGCACTTCCATGATCGACTTGTAGCCGAACTGCGCCTGCAGGTCGGCGGCGACCTTGGTGCGGTAGAAATCTTGTAAACGAGCCATTTCGCTTCGCCCCTTATGCCTTCGCGCCAACGACAGCGCCGTTGGAGCGGAAAATGCGGACCTTGGCCCCGTCGACGACCTTGACGCCGACGCGGTCGCCCTTGCCGGTTTCGGGGTTGTAGAGCGCGACATTGGAGATGTGGATCGGCAGGGTCTTGTCGACGATGCCACCAGGCGTGCCGGCCATGGGATTGCCCTTGGCGTGTTTCTTCACGACATTGATGCCTTCGACCAGCACGTGATCGTCATCGACACGAGCGATGACGGTGCCGCGACGGGTGCGGTCACGACCGGACAGCACGACGACTTCGTCGCCTTTGCGAATGTTTTGCATGATCTGTTCCTTACAGCACTTCGGGCGCCAGGGACACGATCTTCATGAACTTTTCGGTGCGCAGTTCGCGCGTGACCGGTCCGAAGATACGCGTGCCGATGGGCTCGAGTTTGGCGTTGAGCAACACGGCCGCGTTGCCGCCGAAGCGGATCAGCGAGCCATCTTTGCGGCGCACGCCCTTGGCAGTACGCACCACCACGGCGTTGTAGATTTCGCCTTTTTTCACGCGCCCGCGAGGTGCTGCGTCCTTGACGGACACCTTGATGACGTCGCCAATGGCGGCGTAGCGGCGCTTGGAGCCGCCCAACACCTTGATGCACATGACGGAACGTGCACCCGTGTTGTCGGCCACGTCCAGCGTGGTCTGCATTTGGATCATGATTTTTCCTGTTCCAACTTAACAACGAAACCCCGGGGCCTTACCCCGCGGCTGCGCAGCCAGTTTTGGTCCCGTCAAGCCGGCGCGGTGAACCACGCACAAGCTCTGGGTTGAAATTCCTGTTAGTGCGAATGATCCGCACATAAACGAGATTACCAACTCAGCCCATCCATATGAACCACATGCGATCCGGCTGGAAGCGCAACTGCAGCTGTCTTGGATGGACCAAGAACGCAATTATATACACAACCGCCCGACATAAGCAAACGTTTTCAGTTCACGGCTCGCGAGGCAAGGCGCCGTACTCGACGACCATCCGGCGCGTGGCTTCGTCATCGGCATCGTCCACGTAGACACGCATGCCCATGCCGATGGCGGTCTCGGTCACTGCCACCATCATCTGCACCCCCCCCGGGCTGGAGAGCAGTTCGCGCACGAAGGCGCCCCCCAGCTTCACGTACGCGAAATCCACCTCGTGAATCTTGCGCAGGGCGTCGGGCTGCTGGTCCAGACCACGCAGTCCCACCGCCATGCCGGTCT
Protein-coding regions in this window:
- the tatC gene encoding twin-arginine translocase subunit TatC, giving the protein MTDASDASSQDTFISHLIELRTRLLRAVMAVLGIFVVLFLYPGPSTIYDILAQPMLASLPTGTRMIATGVITPFMVPIKVTLLAAFVLALPVVLYQAWAFVAPGLYRHEQRLALPLIISSTFLFLLGMAFCYFVVFHTVFRFIANFAPHSITPAPDIEAYVNFVLTMFMAFGVTFEVPVAVVLLVKTGIVSVKKLREVRGYVVVGAFVLAAVVTPPDVLSQVLLATPLCVLYEIGILAGAAIEKRKAAPETEDPAADTNALVSQDDPPQDK
- the dsbD gene encoding protein-disulfide reductase DsbD, whose amino-acid sequence is MVQALMGLLLAVTAGLGLVGTVQAAGDFLEPEQAFVTTVAMRDPRTLDVHYAIAPGYYMYQDRFEVRVEDASGQLMFFRRSDLTPADAETRTPAWPGTLQLPKGQVKYDPTFERDMEVFHKGVTLRVPLQAGASAPLQVTLTGQGCSDQGLCYPPMTRTLTLAGGGDGYQAQGPLVRASVPAPQDEIGTSAVNGSVRSNGAGQAGRPDLLAGATSAVAGQAPALRDPSQAGSGSSWLDLGDVGMAAWLHQAPLWQILGLSLIFGLLLSFTPCVLPMVPILLAVIAGRDHQSVSRARGFGLAAVYVLGMSLVYTVLGVAAGLLGAGLAAWLQSPWVLGTFAVLLAAFALAMLDVFALQAPVGLQSRVQTWMQRLPGGQVGGVFLMGMLSALIVGPCVAAPLAGVLLFISQTGDLVTGGSALFAMAWGEGVLLLVVGAGAGALLPRAGAWMTPLKAAFGLLLLATAWWMARPLLPDTLYVMGWILLAIWAALLLWGATDGGRAPTASSGAGEAVLTANAAHAGPLRLLTRALASMLALWGLAQGAGLLAGGHDMLRPLAPFTAAGGALNQVVSGSGLATTSGALAPPPGIAGARQGPQAIQAQFTRVASLAELESQLSSTDRPVMLDFYADWCVSCLEMEKFTFSDPRVAARMGRMKLLQADVTRMTAEDKALLARFDLFGPPGILFFDGQGRFLADARVVGFKKADAFLRIQDRVLGAS
- the cutA gene encoding divalent-cation tolerance protein CutA — protein: MRRQGGAPTDTVVVLSTAPDVLLAKRIAHLLVEESLVACAQVGPLVTSMYLWQGQLEGTEESPLCLKTTAAQLPALYARLYELHPYEIPEFLVLGVAAGSTAYLDWVAESARESTPGRPDVQSSLE
- the rplQ gene encoding 50S ribosomal protein L17, whose product is MRHRHGLRKLNRTSSHRLAMFRNMAVSLLTHEAIKTTLPKAKELRRVVEPLITLGKNPTLANRRLAFARLRDRDAVTKLFNEIGPRFQARNGGYTRVLKMGFRQGDNAPMAFMELVDRPEVEGAAAE
- the rpoA gene encoding DNA-directed RNA polymerase subunit alpha, with the translated sequence MSAQSFLKPRSITVESVGTYHAKVIMEPFERGYGHTLGNALRRILLSSMTGYAPTEVQISGVVHEYSTIAGVREDVVDILLNLKGVVFKLHNREEVTLQLNKQGPGEVRARDIDLPHDVEIVNPDHLIATLTDNGRIEMQIKVEQGRGYVPGNVRALADDRSATIGQIVLDASFSPVRRVSYAVENARVEQRTDLDKLVLDVETNGVISPEEAVRQSARILMDQVAVFVSLADKDAGQLTTSVPMGGQSTPIDPVLLRPVDDLELTVRSANCLKAENIYYIGDLIQRTENELLKTPNLGRKSLNEIKEVLAARGLTLGMKLENWPPVGLERP
- the rpsD gene encoding 30S ribosomal protein S4; the encoded protein is MARYIGPKCKLSRREGTDLFLKSARRSLDSKCKLESKPGQHGRTSGMRTSDFGLQLREKQKLKRMYGVLEKQFRRYFQEAERRRGNTGETLIQLLESRLDNVVYRMGFGSTRAEARQLVNHRAIEINGHTADIASLLVQAGDVVAVREKAKSQIRIKESLDLATGNGLPQWVEVDATKLSGVFKQAPDRADVAHDVNESMVVELYSR
- the rpsK gene encoding 30S ribosomal protein S11, whose amino-acid sequence is MAKAQAGAARVRKKVKKNVSDGIAHVHASFNNTIITITDRQGNALSWATSGGAGFKGSRKSTPFAAQVAAESAGRVAQEYGIKTLEVRIKGPGPGRESSVRALNALGIKISSISDITPVPHNGCRPPKRRRI
- the rpsM gene encoding 30S ribosomal protein S13, translating into MARIAGINIPPHQHAEIGLTAIFGIGRSRARKICEATGIEYSKKIKDLSDADLEKIREQVHSFTVEGDLRREVQLSIKRLIDLGTYRGMRHKRGLPVRGQRTRTNARTRKGPRRAAASLKK